The stretch of DNA CTGATCAGTTGACAAACACACAAGGGGTTGGGGTTAGGCGCAACCTGATATACCACTGATGCAGGGCTACAAGTTACCAGCTATTCTCTGTGGCTATTCCCTATTCACAGCCCAGCTGCATTCCTCTTCAGTCACAGCCCCAGCGACATGAGAGCTGGCTTCTTGTCAACATTCAGAGGGCATTAGCAGCACTTCCATGTTCACTTCTCATGGATAAAAGCGTGATCAAATTCAGCCACTGTAACAAAGAGATATATTGTTTCTTTGTCCCGGAGGAATGTCCAGAATGTGGAGTGAGCTTCAGTGGCCGGAGACTTGAGGATGCTCCCATCAGTATCCCCAATCCGTTCTCCAATGGGCACAAGGCTCCTTGCTCCTTTCTTGTAGCCCCCACTGAGGATACCTTTCTCAGGTAAGATTGAACCTATATGAGGACATGCTTGTATTTTTCACAGTCAATGATATTCAGTATGGAACATGTATTGTTCTGGCTATCTGAGatataccaaaataaataaaaaaaatatatttaaaaatggtttGCATACCATGCTGACATTCTGCAGACATTAAGGCTTGAAAGATTCTTGATCTTAAACGTCCACTAATTTCTTCAGGAGTAAGTACAGTACTTTGACCTGAAGAAAATAACTGGacaatgtttaatgtttaaatttGACTGAAACTATTAGTAGTATTATGTATACTTGAATGATAAGTATGTAAATACAAGGCAGTGCTCAACATTATTCTTAATTTCCACATGCAAAGGGACTTTGATGGGGAATCTGACCTGCATACCGGGATCACTGACACTAAAGGTACAGTATGTactaaatatatacaaaaaccAGTGCTGCCCTGGAGCCAagctacattttttaaatataatgctAAAGGCACACTTTCAATTCTGATTTATTCACTGACAAATGTAGCTGGGTTATATAGCCAGTTGCACACCTGTTATATGTGATAAATATAACCTTGACAGTCTCCATAAAATACCAAACAACATTTTGTTTCCAGATGCGTAATCATAAAGTGTAACAAGGTTTGGATGTAACAATAAGCAAATATGTAATATGCAAGTTGAAAGTGTGGCGTTTTTGCATGCAGGTGTGGTCTACAACTACACAAAGACAGGGGTGCAAAAGGACACCCAGGGATGGGAGAAGTGTATAAGCGTGCCTTTGGTTCAGCCAGACATGTACAGCCTCATTGACCAATGGGACCAGTACCTGGAGAAGTTCTCCTCTGCCCAGACTTGGGACCCACAATTCCAGAGgtacattaatatttttaaaagaatgaaaatgagTACTTGGGGGTCAAGGATTAATTATGTTTCTAAGAAGTCTCAGACCCTGGTACAGACCCTTTCAGTTCCTCTTTCATGTGCCCCCACTGAGAAAGAAACAATATTTTCCCTGTTTGTTGATCAAAGATGGTATCTAAAATGATGACAACATATTCTGAAATGAGCATTAACCTGAACATGGTGACTCCTTGTCCTGAGCAACTGTTTAACCCATATTCACATATACATTTTGTGCAGATTTGATGAGGAGAAACACAACTGCTATAACTACACCTTGGCATTTATAAACTGTGTGCTGGCCACACAGGGCAAAAGGGCTCTCAGCAAGGATGAGTTCACACAGAACTTTGTTGTGCCCCGGATCAAGAGAGCTTCCAAGTACAGAATGCTGTGTGAGGAGATCTCCAAAAAGTACTTCTACATTGTGGACAGTCCTCCAAAAGAATCAGGTGATGGGAACTCGGAGGGATGATTCAGTGACTACATTGTAACACACTGTTCCCAACCTCGAAGggtgtatgctgttttttgtttatttattcctggggcctgtttcacaaagaaagaattaccgagttagctggataactgcactaagtGAAACCCTGACCCCACCCaaatatggaacatggactgaaattAAAAAGAGCCGTTTCAGGTTTTACTTATCAGGCTAACGATGAGACAAGTATGGTTGATAGGTATATTGCATTTTTTGTTACTATGAGACTGAACAGTCAATCAGGGAATCACAATTTATTTACTTGGATCAGTATTCAAAGCCTCCTTTGTGAAAAAATGCAAGAAATCACATCATGACAAAGCCTAATTTTCTTCTCTGAAAGTGAGTGGaagcaaatttttttttttaaccaaaattaTCAGGCCAACAGCTTATATTAGTAAAACCTACATTactactttaatttaatttcctccctctccacctcagcagATACGTGCTGAGGTGAATCAACCAGGTGGGTGCCACTGGATTATGGTGTACAGCTCTTTCAGGGTAATCATTTATCATCAATTcccatgtggttaaagtgcagattttcagcttttaggcttttgattgtgTTATTGGTGTTTAAACAGGAGGACTAGTGGAAGCCATTATGTGgctggaaaaaaggaaaaaacaaagtgacataggccaaacagtaTGATATAATATGATTAGATCTATAAGTTCATGTATTTTGCACTAAAGTATAACTGTCAGTTTGTTTGGATGCAGTATGCTTCTGCCTTGGCACTGTTTTTCAAATTCATGCATATTAACAATATTCTGCTATTTTCTACCGATGTTAAAACTCTTGTTGCTCCTATAATATGTAGGTTATTCAATGCATCATGCCATGTTAAGTTTGTACACTGGAGCttattccaaataaataaataatgaatattgaCAAGAAAATTGTGTAGATTCATACCTGGagtttttttcacagtgcaCGCATTACTCAAAGATGCAAACATAAACTTCATTACATCACTGAAATACAATGACTGAATACACAATTATAGTGGTATGAGTGTAattgtgtatatgtacatatatgtaaAAGTAACAATTATGTTGAAAGCAGAGAAAACTACAGAAATAGAATGGTGCAGAAAGCTGATGGCCCTGAGAAAAGCACATGAGACTGGGGTCACAGCTCCTCTTGGTCTGTGCGCTCTCGAGAGGATATCCACCTGCTCACAATCATCTCctttaaaaacaagaaaataaccaTTTAGTCTGTTTTCAAGAAGGCCAAGACAAGTGAACAGTACAAGAGAGAAACGTGTGCCACCTGAACTTTGATCCTCTTGATACATTCTGGGGAGGACAGCTCCTCCTCCGTCATATCCGATGGCCTGATGACGTAACAGAGCATCAGCTCCTAGCAACCAAACAGAAATCATACAACAAAGTTTAAATCTACTGCCGATGCACAGTAACaatacagaaaacacacaccttCCTTGTTCATGCTTCAAGACTCGACAATGCTCATTTACTATATTCATTGTAGATCAAGTGTTCAGACTGAAACATGCAttgaatttgtaccttttaaatgtgtttctttaAGACTAGAGTTCACACTGATGTTCACGTCAATTACAGTAAGGATATGTGACAACCCATACATTACGACACAGAATGTACAGTCAGCATTTCAAACACTGCATTTCTTCACACTTGTCTACTAACAAGATGGCACTTTAACCACCAGACAGGAAAAGGGAAACTCAAGGGGACATGAACAAGGAGTCACATGCAACGCACGTGGATGTGATGTAACAGGAGAAAAGGGAGGTTTGGATGACGATGACCACTTCCTCTTTACCTTGGAGACGTTTCCTGTGATTCTGCTGAGCGCGGCTAATGAGCGCCAGCTGAATGGTCGAATCGCTGCCCCCCTGAAGGAATCATCCACTTTCTCCACCACCACAGAATAGCTGCAGAAGGGGAACAGCCTTGTTAGAAAGGAACAAAGGTGTATTAGCCCTAACTATGTTACATCCTGCATCACCTTACCTTCATTTAACAGTGGAAGAGAACCTGATTAATATGAGCAACAGCTCCAGACTTGGGTAGCATTTGCACACTTCGGAGTATAGATGTATAATCTCAAAGGTATTAGCTATGTTAATAGTTAACTATGCCATCCAAAAACTAAAGTAAAATGTTTGCCTGACCCTGTGCATTTAAGTCAATGTTCTGCTTAAATCAATGCCAAAAACAccataatacagtatattcaagATAAACAATGGACAAAGCCAAGAGCTTAGTGAACATTGTTAGAGAATCTTTTGTGCAAATTCAATTCTGCGCTACTGATAAACAAAGGACATATTCATTATAATTCGGAAGCTGAAAACATAGGTTAATAGCTGTAATGAGTTCATGATATGCCATGTTCTCTTCCAACactataataaaatgtaatctctGAACAAACCTTGCATGATAAAATGGAGGTCCTTTGCGGTACAGCactgaaaaaatgaattgaaaaagaattaaaaaacagaaaatatttgcgAATAACTGCTATATGTTTAATGCATACTAAGACTACAGTATGTTGAAAAAACGTCTTGCAAAAACGAATTGTCTAGTGCCCTTTGCATTTACATGCAGTGTAGTACTCcgaccagtttttttttctgttttcatacaACCTCAATTGCCAGGAGAAATAATGTTATACACAAACAGCTCAAACAGTTAAGCAAGAGTGACTTTCTAattaggtttttgttttggagGAAGGAATTTCACCTAAAATTCTCTGGGCCTACACTGGGCTAATGGTTGTTACATGTGAAGATGGCAAGTGGGTTAGCTTGGCAGTGAGGGTCTTGAGCAGTGGTTAGTAGGTTTTCACACTGACCATCAGGTTGAAGCAAGCAGAAGCACCAAGAAAGCCTTGCTTAGGAGGCCTGAATAATTTAAACAGCTGCCCCAAGGTGTTACCTAAACCTCTTGGAAACTTCAACTAATTAAACGCTGACAAAGTTCAGCAGACACTCCCTCCTCAGACTGCCAGGGGTCACACCTGAATCTGCTACCTGATCGCTGGAAGAAACAATCACGGTTCTGATAACAGAAAAGATTCTCTTTTCATCAATGTTTCAAGTGGGTGCAAGCTGTTAAACAACCTTCAGGACAGCTGTAGCGTTTGTAGGAAAGAAGATCTACCTCAAATTTCAACCAGCtttcactgaacacactgaacttGACCTACAATACAATGGTTTGGGCTGCTGTGTCCCAGTTTCAACAGTAATGGCCTTGAGAGTTACATGCATATTAGAATGGACTGAGTAAGTGATAATTTCTGTGTGGTAAATGATCATTTTAGAAAGATACTCACTGAAGTCAGTTCCGTACTTCACGCCGACTTTGGGTACCCACCCTTTGCAGCGAAAGTAGTGGTAAGCCATGTAGGAAGTCTCAAAGTTTGGCTGAACTGACTTGAACACTTCCCACAGGTGAATAATTGTAAATGGTTCcttatgcaaaaacaaatacaagaaAAAGGTGCGTTCATCAACAATGAACAACATGTATTattgaaaaaagtatttggtGCTCAGTATGGTAATTCATGGATTGGGAGAAAGAAGGCCTTACCTCATTGTAATAAACTGATAAACATCCTAAagcatataccaagaagaaggcCTGTTAATAAAGAAAGATTGTTTAAGCCTTCTGGCTTGTAAAACTGATTCCTTTCAGTGAATGTAGATATGCATGCAGCCTGATGTTTACAGACGCCAGCATATTCAAGGCCTTTGAATTCCTGCTAATATTTACTTAACTTTGTGTTTGCATATTTCATAGTGAAGTGAATGAGCAAAATCGTACCACTGGATGtgaaacaaaacatacacaccCTACTCAGCTGTCATTAGACATACATTAATGATTCCCCAGGGCCAGAACTCACAGGAATGAACAGAAATCATGTCACATTCACACCCCAGAAATAGAAACAATTTTAACACACATGAAGGGAGTACTGTATTAATATTAACCTCAGCAGAAAGAGGGATGTCTGCAatcttaattattttctttggcaTCACAAACTGCTCCACCGTAATTAAAAACCcttattaaagtgttttttgtaaactgctggaacaggcccctggcaAAATGGTCTTACCTCTTCCAGGCTCAGCTGCAGGTACTCCACGATCGCAAAGGGGTTCACCCTGCATACAAATCTTTCCATTTGGTTcatctaaaaaaataatttaaaaaaagacaaaaaaaaatattatcacGAATGACATTTAGTTTTATATACAGCACAAACCACACCAATAAATCACTCAGGCAGCGAGAATTCAAAATGCATGGTGTCCTTCATACTCTAAACAGTCTCATGGAAATATGTGAGCACAAGCCCGGACCAAACTGGAACGACTCATGCGACAGGCTAGTAGGATCTTTGGGGTAGACCAGATCTCTGCCAAGGAGCTCTTTGTcaaagaaatggaaaataagGTGAGACAACTTTGAGGTGATTCGAGCCAGCAGCTGCACAGCCAGCTGAGTAGACACAGCCATATCCCTCTGTGGGCGGCTCCTGCAGCACAGGGTAAGGactaaaccaggggtcggcaaccctggtcctggagagccgcagggtgtgctggctttcgtctccaccttaaaataagcaaccgattcagacccaagaaaccaggtgaggtgagttaactgtgcaatcaacggctttcattgatcaattaatgtaacaacgaaagccagcacaccctgtggctctccaggaccagggttgccgacccctggactAAACGCTATGCAGATTCCTTTATCCCAGCCGCGGTCAGGCTCTATAATGAGCAACACGAAACACGTATGTATTACCCATGTATTATTTATGACTTGTGTGTGCTGGAACTGAATGTCTTTCCTCTTTGCATACtgtttgtgaatgtttttgattatattttgtgttgttAATTTCCCCCTTTTATAATAAAGCTGACTTGATTTGAATGTTTTGAAAGAAATCCACAtctagtacattacattacattattggcatttggcagacgctcttatccagagcgacgtatagttgaatagactaagcaggagacaatcctcccctggagcaatgcagggttaagggccttgctcaagggcccaacggctgtgcagatcttattgtggctacaccgggattaggaccaccaaccttgggtgtcccaatcatttaccgtaaccactacgctacaggccgccctagtaCTAACAACCATAAGCATAAGccattctgaaatatttaatatacagaGTACGTGTCATGTCACCACCTACTTTTACCTGCTGGTACTGTGCATCTACTGTGCACACAAAGGATGGACAACCATGAACTAAAACCAACAAGAAGGAGCGTTCGGATATCTACACTGCAAGAGCTGTTGTCTCCAGCCTCCAcaccctcctgctgctcctgctcctccacAAGGACATACTGGTACCCCGAGGTCAGAGTAGGGCTCTGCTCCTTCCCGTTGGCTGGAATGTCCGTCCTCAGCATGGAACTATTCAATGGGCAGCCACAGTGGGCTATCCAGTCATCGTGCTTGGCACACTTTACACTGGACAGGGCTTCGAGGTCCACCACCGCGGGCTCAGAGGGGTACAGGCGGGCCAGGGGGTCATACCTCGCATCCCCCTGGCGCCTCCGCCCCTCAGCTCCAGTGCAGTCAGAGTCGGCGTTCCCCGTTCTTTCGCCTCCACAGACGTCAAAGCCAGAAGGCCCTGGGGACCCAAGGTCAGGAGAtctccccacttcctctcccatAACAGGGCAGTGCATAGCTTCTTTGGGtgcctcctcctcttctgttCCTCCAGTCAGATCCAACTTGACAGGGTGGGTGTATTTCTCCAGCACCTGATTGGCATCCTCCTCATCCAACCCCTGTGCTAGGAGCACATCCCGAGCCAAGTTTACACGCTGCTGGTACCTGGAACACCAGCAATAGGCAACAGAATCAACTAACATGGTCTTATGCAGTGTCAGGGTTTgactgttttcagtttttttaaaccaccaAATAATAGCtaatacagtatacatttatACCATTTAATCACTGGGAAATTGTGAGATGAGGACGTGTAGGACATGTAGAGATTAAAACAATTTAGAGGATAAAAGAATGCCAGACTCACTGTGTGAATGAGATCACAGGCAGACATCTGTCGTTGATATCTGCAAAAGCGCATAATAAAAATAGCGCATGAACTACAGTGTTTGGAATAAAATGAACCATAATAACAGGATTAACCAATAAAAAAGCATATCCGAACTCCAGCATTTTATGCTACATTGCCTtcaaacacatactgtaatttTACAAACATCTCTtatatgaacaaaaacaaaaacttactCCTCCatttttcagagatgctatGCTCTGGTCTGCTCCTTGACAAAATGCCTTTCCCGAAAAAACCCTGCAAAAGACAATAGTGTTGACCACATGCAGTTCATGCatatcaataaaatacattgataTATTATAGCTGCAAATTACAGCCAATTACCTTTCCATATATGGCTTGTATGTGGTCGGGATCCCTGACAATGACAtgctgattcaatatttctgCTCTATAGACGTGGTGTTGTTGAAATTGAGCATCCTCTGCAGATACTGGAACAGGGAAGGGTGCTTCATATGATTCATACACTCTAACACGGCGTTTCGGCGCCTGGAAGACGGCTTCAGCCATGAGCGGACCTATAGCAGTTCTCTGCAGACAGTAAAACGTAAGTTAGCATTTCTTGCCTTGTCCGGGAATGACATGAGATTCGCATGACATTTCGCAAACTGGAAGAGAGCAAAGCTATCTGAAAGCAATAGTGTTTTTACGCAGAGCTGTAATCTAAAAAGTTGCAACCAACAAATAATTTAACGGACGTACACCGAGCAATTAGTTAACCTATGTTTTCCAAGAAATTTAATTCAGAGATAAGTTAATGTACATGATTAAACAACAACTTCCAACACGCGTGCTAGTTTTTCTTACGCGTGCATCGGAAATTGCGTTCGTCAGGAGGCACGGACTTGTGGAAATATGGTTCCACAGTACCGTTTTGTTTTCATGTAGCGTAGGCCTATGCTACGTAAGACGAGGCTATTATGAGAATTAACATTGATGCTCTACATCAGAGATACTAGAACGACTGTAGATGCATTAATTGCACGTTTAAACACCACACATAACCGCGGGACAAGACAGAATGCCGTGAACATAAGTAAAGTAAATACATGTTAGTAGAAATATAGTAATAAATATGTTAGATATTAATAATATAACAGGATTTTTAGGCTATTAAAACAGTTGCGCGTTTGAACAGCTAATTTTGCCTTAGTGTCGAAATGCCAAAGGGAGCTCTCAGGGGCGCCTGGACAGGAAATTACAAAACACATCAGCGGTTGGGCAGACggcttgaaaaaaataaaaaatcaaattgCATAATTGAAAGGTAACGTCGAGGCgatttagaaaatatatatactttttaatATGACCAGGCGTttgtagattattattattattattattattattattattattattattattattattattatcgttgtTGTTATCTCGTTCTCTGAATGCAAACAGCAGGTGGGGATGTTGGCTAACCTATGACTTCAGTCCCTACAGTCAAATAATTCTCCTGCCCCCGAGTGCAATTAAGGTTGGAAAGTTTGAGGCCAACTGCAGCTTGCTTAAACCGCAGGTTTAAACCTctagaccacagaactgcattagGTTATAGCTTTAACAGCGGAATGAATTCTTATAAAAACACTGCAATTGATCCTTCATGACTATACATTATTATACCTTGGAGAAGGAAATATATGCATTGGTGCAACAATAGGACAGCTTGAATAGGCTACACATGCGGCTAATGTTGTGTAGACACATTTGATTTATTACAGatgaaaacaatcaataaaagcaacacttttaaataatgAAGTCAACCTAAAATCTGTTTGCAAGATTATTTTCTGCTTAGAAAAAATAAGTTATAAGTTATTATATGCTCCTAAAATGTATATTCTCTATAGTTATTAATCagcttttattaatgtttcttgCTCTCCTTCAGTCTCAGCTGAATATATACTGAAGCACATTCATTGTAAATAGGAGCTGATATCTCATTGGCTGTAATATTTTAGTTAGGAGTTAAgattcatatattttatgatttatgtgaatttcttctccattcggtacatatttttgcattctgtaaaaatgtatttcagccCAACATATTTGAGATGTATTTCTTCGCCTTATCCCTCTGCCATGTGTTGTTGTATAACCTGCAAATCATTAGCATTTTAACGGTACACTTTAAGATAagaatatacagtgagctcatTGATTTGACTCTGTAcagtttttgatttgtaataaaacattatGCACGTGGTGAATTTCATATTCTCAATGTGcatattctcagcttttatttaagggcATTTTTTacatggtttcaccatgtagaaatgatagcatacatagccccccatttcatggcatagacatcaccaggagcagagtatcttctctggtgatgctctgccaggcctgcactgcagccatcttcagctcctgcttgttttgggggctagttGTCAGTTTTCACTACAGCATacgaaatgcatgttcaattggattcaaatCAGGTGAATGACCTGACCAGTAATTTCCCAGGTGTTGGCTTTGAAATATCCATGTATTGATTTTGCAGTCTTATTGTGATCACTGTCTTGCTGGAGCATGAagtgccgtccaatgagtttggaggcatttgtttTCACTTGAGAAGATAAGATGTCTGTGCACACTTTAGAATTAATTctactgctgctatcagcagtgaCATAATCATTGAAGACaagtacctgtggcagccatacatgtccAAACGAAAATACCCCCacctccatgtttcacagatgagaggtTGCTttgaatcttggtctcatctgtccacaagccctttttccagaactctgcaggtgcttttaggtgctttttagcaaactgtaatctggCATTTCAGTTTCTGCAGCTGACTAGTGGTTTTCACCTTGCAGTGCAGCCTCTGTCgttttgtttgtgaagtcttctgaggacagtagtcactgatacatccacacctgcctgctgaagagtgtttctgatctttCGGACAGGTGTTTGACACTTTTTATTTGGGTGAAAACTCAAAACAGTTAATTTTAGTAAGCATACAGTTTGGCCTCTCATTGGCGcaactctggtcttcatgttggcagacataacagactccaaagataATCAAAAagttagaatcaagactagttCCTGAAAGTGTCTTAAACCTGCAACATGCCtttaacacacctgactaatcaaaagcacttgtgaagccatttgtcccgaAATGCGGCACTATGTATTAAAAGTGTtttaatttctacatggtgaacccaaaatgtataaaataaaaaccttgaaaaaaaatgctaaaaagaaaataaaatctgcactttaaacaTGTATcaactgtttgattacaaat from Conger conger chromosome 14, fConCon1.1, whole genome shotgun sequence encodes:
- the tsen2 gene encoding tRNA-splicing endonuclease subunit Sen2 isoform X1, which translates into the protein MAEAVFQAPKRRVRVYESYEAPFPVPVSAEDAQFQQHHVYRAEILNQHVIVRDPDHIQAIYGKGFFGKGILSRSRPEHSISEKWRNINDRCLPVISFTQYQQRVNLARDVLLAQGLDEEDANQVLEKYTHPVKLDLTGGTEEEEAPKEAMHCPVMGEEVGRSPDLGSPGPSGFDVCGGERTGNADSDCTGAEGRRRQGDARYDPLARLYPSEPAVVDLEALSSVKCAKHDDWIAHCGCPLNSSMLRTDIPANGKEQSPTLTSGYQYVLVEEQEQQEGVEAGDNSSCSMNQMERFVCRVNPFAIVEYLQLSLEEAFFLVYALGCLSVYYNEEPFTIIHLWEVFKSVQPNFETSYMAYHYFRCKGWVPKVGVKYGTDFMLYRKGPPFYHARLFPFCSYSVVVEKVDDSFRGAAIRPFSWRSLAALSRITGNVSKELMLCYVIRPSDMTEEELSSPECIKRIKVQEMIVSRWISSRERTDQEEL
- the mkrn2os.2 gene encoding MKRN2 opposite strand protein, encoding MDKSVIKFSHCNKEIYCFFVPEECPECGVSFSGRRLEDAPISIPNPFSNGHKAPCSFLVAPTEDTFLRDFDGESDLHTGITDTKGVVYNYTKTGVQKDTQGWEKCISVPLVQPDMYSLIDQWDQYLEKFSSAQTWDPQFQRFDEEKHNCYNYTLAFINCVLATQGKRALSKDEFTQNFVVPRIKRASKYRMLCEEISKKYFYIVDSPPKESGDGNSEG
- the tsen2 gene encoding tRNA-splicing endonuclease subunit Sen2 isoform X2, which encodes MAEAVFQAPKRRVRVYESYEAPFPVPVSAEDAQFQQHHVYRAEILNQHVIVRDPDHIQAIYGKGFFGKGILSRSRPEHSISEKWRNINDRCLPVISFTQYQQRVNLARDVLLAQGLDEEDANQVLEKYTHPVKLDLTGGTEEEEAPKEAMHCPVMGEEVGRSPDLGSPGPSGFDVCGGERTGNADSDCTGAEGRRRQGDARYDPLARLYPSEPAVVDLEALSSVKCAKHDDWIAHCGCPLNSSMLRTDIPANGKEQSPTLTSGYQYVLVEEQEQQEGVEAGDNSSCSMNQMERFVCRVNPFAIVEYLQLSLEEAFFLVYALGCLSVYYNEEPFTIIHLWEVFKSVQPNFETSYMAYHYFRCKGWVPKVGVKYGTDFMLYRKGPPFYHASYSVVVEKVDDSFRGAAIRPFSWRSLAALSRITGNVSKELMLCYVIRPSDMTEEELSSPECIKRIKVQEMIVSRWISSRERTDQEEL